A stretch of the Chloroflexota bacterium genome encodes the following:
- a CDS encoding DsrE/DsrF/DrsH-like family protein yields MSPSDVTPERVTIILHSGDMDKVYSALIIGNGALAMGMEVSIYFTFWGLQRLQKGGLEKGPLSKMHMLGLGKWMIGQRMKKANVASLEKLMADFKELGGKIIACEMTMEIMGLRREDLREDLIDEYGAVGTYIQEARQSAVTLFI; encoded by the coding sequence ATGAGCCCGAGTGATGTAACGCCTGAGCGCGTGACAATCATATTGCACAGCGGCGACATGGACAAAGTGTATAGCGCGCTGATCATCGGCAATGGGGCGCTGGCGATGGGGATGGAGGTCTCGATTTACTTCACCTTCTGGGGCCTGCAACGATTGCAGAAAGGTGGGTTAGAAAAGGGGCCACTCTCCAAAATGCATATGCTGGGCCTGGGCAAGTGGATGATCGGGCAGCGGATGAAAAAGGCCAACGTGGCGTCATTGGAGAAACTAATGGCCGACTTTAAAGAATTAGGCGGCAAGATCATCGCCTGCGAGATGACGATGGAGATTATGGGCCTCCGCCGTGAGGACTTACGTGAGGACTTGATTGACGAGTATGGGGCAGTGGGGACTTACATACAGGAAGCGCGCCAGTCAGCAGTTACACTCTTTATCTAA
- the bcp gene encoding thioredoxin-dependent thiol peroxidase → MLRESALAPDFTLEADDGHGVSLSDYRGKKVVLYFYPKDNTAGCTAEALAFRDEYPRIIAASAVVLGVSPDSVESHKRFKAKHNLPFTLLSDPNHQVAEMYGAWGEKKMYGQTRMGVIRSTFIIDEEGRIVKIFPKVAVKGHIQEVLTALNA, encoded by the coding sequence ATGCTAAGAGAAAGTGCTTTGGCACCTGATTTCACCCTGGAGGCAGACGATGGCCATGGAGTAAGTCTGTCAGACTATCGCGGGAAGAAAGTTGTGCTCTATTTCTATCCCAAGGACAACACCGCCGGTTGCACCGCAGAGGCGTTGGCCTTTCGCGATGAGTATCCGAGGATCATTGCAGCCAGTGCTGTAGTGCTGGGGGTTAGCCCCGACAGTGTCGAGTCGCATAAGAGGTTCAAAGCCAAGCACAACCTGCCTTTCACGCTTCTAAGCGATCCTAACCATCAGGTTGCTGAAATGTACGGCGCGTGGGGAGAAAAGAAAATGTATGGCCAAACGCGCATGGGTGTTATCCGATCCACTTTCATCATTGATGAGGAGGGGAGGATCGTCAAAATATTCCCCAAGGTGGCAGTCAAAGGGCACATACAGGAAGTCTTGACTGCTTTGAATGCATGA
- a CDS encoding peroxiredoxin, with protein sequence MAYDIEVGDKAPDFTLKDQSEKEIALGNFKGQKVILSFHPLAWTSVCTAQMQDLERHKGDFARMNAVAVGISVDSVPCKKAWAEAIGVKETPLLADFWPHGGVAKSYGIFRERNGFSERAVFILDEEGVVRFKKIYPIREIPDIGEILRATARL encoded by the coding sequence ATGGCATACGATATTGAAGTTGGGGACAAGGCTCCCGATTTCACCCTCAAGGATCAGAGCGAGAAAGAAATCGCTCTCGGCAACTTCAAGGGGCAAAAGGTGATCCTCTCCTTCCATCCTCTGGCCTGGACGAGCGTCTGCACAGCGCAGATGCAAGATTTGGAGAGGCACAAAGGGGATTTCGCCCGGATGAACGCCGTTGCCGTAGGGATCAGTGTGGACAGTGTTCCATGCAAGAAGGCCTGGGCCGAAGCCATCGGCGTTAAGGAGACCCCCCTCTTGGCGGACTTCTGGCCCCATGGAGGTGTTGCCAAGTCATACGGCATTTTCCGCGAGCGGAACGGTTTCAGTGAACGGGCTGTTTTCATCTTAGATGAGGAAGGGGTGGTCCGGTTCAAGAAGATTTATCCCATCAGAGAGATACCGGACATCGGAGAGATTCTGAGAGCGACAGCCAGATTGTGA
- a CDS encoding aldo/keto reductase, with product MRYRTFGKTGATVSVLGFGAMRLPMTPDEQHVDEDRAIPIIQRAYELGVNYFDTAPYYCNKESEIILGRAIKGWRDKVYISTKNPIEDASGDHWRERLEISLRKLDVDYIDFYHMWGIDWKTYEERIDIPNGPLDAARRAKEEGLIRHISFSFHDTPENLIRLVDTGNFESMTVQYNILDRVNENAITHAHKVGLGVVIMGPVGGGRLAGFSPQIRALLPDSFTSTPALALRFVLAHPGVDVALSGMSTIQMVEENVATASREDPLTADELDRMRRMLDESKALADLYCTGCGYCMPCPNDVNIPKNFEYMNYYRVYGLRDFARDAYARLGRPGEITPGLKAEACIECGECEGKCPQGIPIVEQLKEVAATLGEQANGPHG from the coding sequence ATGCGTTATCGGACTTTCGGCAAGACTGGAGCGACTGTCTCTGTCCTGGGTTTCGGTGCAATGCGTCTGCCCATGACTCCTGATGAGCAACACGTAGATGAGGATCGGGCCATCCCCATTATCCAGAGGGCCTATGAGTTGGGCGTGAACTATTTCGACACCGCTCCATACTACTGCAACAAAGAGAGTGAGATTATCCTGGGCAGGGCCATCAAGGGCTGGCGCGACAAAGTCTACATTTCCACGAAGAACCCCATCGAGGATGCTTCTGGCGACCATTGGCGTGAGCGATTGGAGATCTCGCTACGGAAACTCGATGTGGATTATATTGATTTCTACCATATGTGGGGCATTGACTGGAAAACTTACGAGGAACGCATTGACATACCCAATGGTCCTTTGGACGCGGCGCGCCGGGCGAAGGAGGAGGGTCTCATCCGTCACATCAGTTTTTCTTTCCACGATACACCAGAGAACCTCATCCGCCTCGTTGACACAGGAAACTTTGAGAGTATGACAGTTCAGTACAATATCCTAGACCGCGTCAACGAGAATGCGATCACCCACGCTCACAAGGTGGGGTTGGGTGTGGTCATCATGGGGCCTGTCGGCGGGGGGCGGCTGGCTGGGTTTTCGCCCCAGATCCGCGCCCTGCTGCCCGACAGTTTCACCAGCACGCCGGCCCTGGCTTTACGTTTCGTGTTGGCCCATCCCGGCGTGGATGTTGCCCTCTCTGGTATGAGCACCATCCAGATGGTGGAGGAAAACGTCGCCACTGCTAGCCGTGAAGACCCACTCACTGCAGATGAATTGGACCGCATGAGGCGGATGCTCGACGAGAGCAAGGCATTAGCCGACCTCTACTGCACCGGCTGTGGCTACTGCATGCCCTGCCCCAACGACGTGAATATCCCTAAGAACTTCGAGTACATGAACTACTACCGCGTGTACGGATTGCGTGACTTCGCCCGTGATGCCTACGCACGCCTGGGCCGCCCTGGGGAAATAACTCCTGGATTAAAGGCTGAGGCCTGCATTGAGTGTGGGGAATGCGAGGGCAAGTGCCCGCAAGGCATTCCCATCGTGGAACAATTGAAAGAGGTAGCAGCGACGCTTGGTGAGCAAGCGAATGGACCACATGGGTGA